Proteins encoded together in one Halalkaliarchaeum sp. AArc-CO window:
- a CDS encoding ATP-binding protein — MAHHRTPFPAIVGQEELKRALLAVAANDALDGLLIRGEKGTAKSTAVRGLVDLLPEQRAVADCPYGCPPDDSARQCGSCRTREDPPVETRAIPLVTLPLGATRERVVGTLSVADALEGEAEFDPGLLARANRGILYVDEVNLLEDHLVDVLLDAAESGVNRVERDGVSLTHPAEFTLIGTMNPEEGSLRPQLRDRFALQATVTGCRDVDARVEIIDRALSRDAAPEGFEGDYREGTHAERERLLGARDRLDDVSVPEGFKREIAELCRDAGVDGHRGDIAIAHTARTLAALDDRGKVIEPDLREAARLALSHRLQSRPFEDDPDVDDVLEDHFDGDDEGGDGSESGEGSESGEGSESGDGSESGDGGSEGERTGPDESDDCDGAADGDGGDNGGDPAGGEGSSPDVGEGFTEEAPTGDEATEGSVDEDGHDDPDGDDDGESDETEEATPIVPGEARAEIGGADRPDGVEPTAETARVRDGTRARVSESTDARGARVRTEPAGEDDAVDAAASIRAAAAEGRTTPTERDLKTSVKSGTAGTLVVFVVDASASMRAAMRDAKGVVLSMLQDAYEHRDRVAFVAVAGEESEVLLPPTDSVTLAARHLKELPTGDRTPLPSGLDAARRLVARSDADAGLVVVVTDGRANVADGSPTARTREAARGLAEADVDTLVVDASEESGNGRGTGRGTGLVDVIETETGGRRIPLAELSAERVTDAAESVHRDR; from the coding sequence ATGGCTCACCACCGGACGCCGTTCCCCGCGATCGTCGGGCAAGAGGAGTTGAAGCGAGCGCTTCTGGCCGTCGCGGCCAACGACGCGCTGGACGGACTGTTGATCCGCGGCGAGAAAGGGACCGCGAAGTCGACAGCCGTCAGGGGGCTCGTGGACCTGCTTCCCGAGCAACGCGCGGTCGCGGACTGCCCGTACGGCTGTCCGCCCGACGACTCCGCGCGCCAGTGTGGGTCCTGCCGGACGCGCGAGGATCCGCCGGTGGAGACGAGGGCGATCCCGCTCGTCACGCTGCCGCTCGGAGCGACCCGCGAGCGCGTCGTCGGGACCCTGTCGGTGGCGGACGCGCTCGAGGGCGAGGCGGAGTTCGATCCAGGCCTGCTGGCGCGGGCCAACCGCGGCATCCTGTACGTCGACGAGGTGAACCTGCTCGAGGATCACCTGGTCGACGTGCTCTTGGACGCCGCAGAAAGCGGCGTCAACCGGGTCGAGCGGGACGGCGTGAGCCTCACGCATCCGGCGGAGTTCACCCTGATCGGGACGATGAATCCCGAGGAGGGGAGCCTCCGGCCACAGCTCCGAGACCGGTTCGCGCTCCAGGCGACGGTGACGGGCTGTCGCGACGTCGACGCCCGGGTCGAGATCATCGATCGGGCGCTCTCGCGGGACGCCGCGCCCGAAGGGTTCGAGGGTGACTACCGCGAGGGGACCCACGCCGAGCGGGAGCGTCTGCTCGGCGCGCGCGATCGACTCGACGACGTGTCCGTACCCGAGGGATTCAAACGCGAGATCGCCGAACTCTGTCGGGACGCCGGCGTCGACGGCCACCGGGGGGACATCGCGATCGCCCACACAGCCCGGACGCTCGCCGCGCTCGACGACCGGGGGAAGGTGATCGAACCCGACCTGCGGGAGGCGGCTCGGCTCGCGCTCTCCCACCGACTACAGAGTCGACCGTTCGAGGACGATCCCGACGTCGACGACGTACTCGAGGATCACTTCGACGGGGACGACGAGGGCGGCGACGGATCGGAGAGTGGTGAGGGATCGGAGAGCGGTGAGGGATCGGAGAGCGGCGACGGATCGGAGAGCGGTGACGGTGGAAGTGAGGGGGAACGCACGGGGCCGGATGAAAGCGACGACTGCGATGGGGCGGCCGACGGCGACGGCGGCGACAACGGCGGCGACCCGGCGGGTGGAGAGGGATCGTCCCCCGACGTCGGTGAAGGGTTCACGGAGGAAGCACCAACTGGCGACGAGGCTACCGAAGGCAGTGTCGACGAAGACGGTCACGACGATCCGGACGGCGACGACGACGGCGAGTCGGACGAAACCGAGGAGGCGACGCCGATCGTCCCCGGCGAGGCCCGGGCGGAGATCGGAGGGGCCGACCGACCGGACGGTGTCGAGCCGACCGCCGAAACCGCCCGGGTCCGGGACGGTACCCGTGCCCGGGTGTCGGAGTCGACGGATGCCCGAGGGGCGCGGGTGCGAACCGAACCCGCGGGCGAAGACGACGCCGTCGACGCCGCCGCCTCGATCCGGGCCGCCGCCGCCGAGGGGCGGACCACCCCGACGGAGCGGGACTTAAAAACCTCCGTGAAGAGCGGCACCGCGGGGACGCTCGTGGTGTTCGTCGTCGACGCGAGCGCCTCGATGCGCGCCGCGATGCGCGACGCCAAAGGGGTGGTGCTGTCGATGCTACAGGACGCCTACGAGCACCGCGATCGGGTGGCGTTCGTGGCCGTCGCGGGAGAGGAGAGCGAGGTCCTCCTGCCGCCGACCGACAGTGTCACCCTCGCCGCCAGGCACCTCAAGGAACTGCCGACCGGCGACCGAACCCCCCTGCCGTCGGGGCTCGATGCCGCCCGGCGGCTGGTCGCCAGATCGGACGCCGACGCCGGCCTGGTCGTGGTGGTCACCGACGGCCGGGCGAACGTCGCCGACGGCAGCCCGACCGCCCGGACTCGGGAGGCCGCGCGGGGGCTCGCCGAGGCCGATGTCGACACGCTGGTCGTCGACGCAAGCGAGGAATCCGGAAACGGACGGGGGACCGGGCGGGGAACCGGGCTGGTCGACGTGATCGAGACCGAAACCGGCGGTCGGCGGATTCCCCTCGCGGAGCTGTCGGCCGAGCGCGTCACTGACGCCGCGGAATCGGTCCACCGGGATCGGTAG
- the cobN gene encoding cobaltochelatase subunit CobN, translating into MVTTIGLYTATENELGAVGEAADRLAAGGHGEIREDTASIRLSVRSKGDLREETDISAFLAELESVDAAVFWLHGGPESMPGYDRAVERLTRAGVPLVVVSTGGGTDTESVGDATVADADRERVAAYLERGGVVNVENCCRYLASEYGDYEGGYDDPVELPTEGVYHPDYPGVTYEELCELHDSGAPTVGIWFYESHWIHANTGFVDALVRRLEALGTNVLPAFCVPVAGEEDRKDAEWVARNWFSGVDAVISTFVFSLAMNERGRDAIEPGGEDGSRAASELEELFLRELGVPVLQAMTTKRSREAYADADTGVLGFELALSVALPEFDGPIVTHPISGNEPVDVEAGIGTQPRRHLPIENRIDHLARLALNWARLRHLPNRDKKIAVVLHNYPPSDDGIGTAFGLDTPESVVNLLREFDRRGYDVGTVPEDGAAVPEDGAAVSEGRTGVPEDGAAVIDRLTAQLTLDGRWIDPDDVREASVDVVSPDRYRTWFDGLDGRLQERVREEWGEPPDRPIAIPGCEYGNVLVTVQPPRGFGMDPSKVYHDADLQPPHEYVAFYRWLRESYGADAVVHLGTHGSLEWLPGKTVGLDGASAPDALIDDLPNVYPYVINNPGEGTQAKRRSYAAIVDHLTPPMREAGTYDDLTELEELAREYREAGTEREGPLADLVRERVTELDLGTELGIGHGAGPDTVEEVPIDDLVESIHEYLTDVKTTQIRMGLHTLGEPPAGERFVEYLVALTRMENPGAPSLHRSVADALGLDYDRLRDSPGAYDERLEMYCSEAIDFVGEVATELVEELARTEFDTATTEFDTATTEFDIGRVGRNLDPSPCDLGLDCPDPSEHDDLRTVLEYVCEEAVPRVRGASAEIPRIADALDGGYVPPGGSGAPTRGGVDLLPTGRNFYTLDPRKVPARPAWEVGREVAEGVLERHRDEHGEYPEEIGVVAWGTPTVRTRGETIAQVLAAMGVEPVWTDAGRIEGVEPIPLSELDRPRVDVTTRVSGLFRDAFPAAASVIHEAIDTVADLEEPHDRNYVKKHVEEDTATYKQEGHDAGTAREAAVRRVFTTAPGGYGAGTNKVLDEADWDDRSDLARAFLQWGGYALDEDGEVTEAHDTFERRLGGIDATVKLEDTDEQDEFDSSDWYAFHGGLVAAVGEVSGSDPASYVGDSSDPGDVRVYTNEQKVRKSMRTRVLNPDWLESMEEHGYKGAGDLATTVEVTLGWDATADVVSDTLWENVAEEYAFDEDRREWMREVNPWALSSITATLLEAIDRELWDADPETEDRLRDLNLSVEGDLEARATDAELSRH; encoded by the coding sequence ATCGTGACGACGATCGGGCTGTACACGGCGACCGAAAACGAACTGGGCGCGGTCGGCGAGGCGGCCGACAGGCTCGCGGCCGGCGGGCACGGGGAGATCCGCGAGGACACAGCGTCGATCCGGCTTTCGGTCCGATCGAAGGGCGATTTGCGCGAGGAGACCGACATCTCGGCGTTTCTCGCGGAGCTGGAGTCTGTCGACGCGGCGGTGTTCTGGCTCCACGGCGGTCCCGAGAGCATGCCCGGCTACGACCGCGCGGTCGAACGGCTGACCCGGGCCGGGGTGCCGCTGGTCGTGGTGTCGACCGGCGGCGGTACCGACACTGAGTCCGTCGGTGACGCGACGGTCGCCGACGCCGACCGCGAGCGCGTGGCCGCCTACCTCGAACGGGGAGGCGTCGTGAACGTCGAGAACTGCTGTCGGTACCTCGCGAGCGAGTACGGTGACTACGAGGGCGGCTACGACGATCCCGTCGAGCTCCCGACGGAAGGCGTCTACCACCCCGACTATCCGGGAGTCACCTACGAGGAGCTGTGCGAGTTGCACGATTCCGGAGCGCCGACGGTCGGGATCTGGTTTTACGAGTCCCACTGGATCCACGCCAACACGGGGTTCGTGGATGCGCTCGTCCGCCGGCTGGAGGCGCTGGGGACGAACGTCCTGCCGGCGTTTTGCGTCCCGGTCGCCGGCGAGGAGGACCGCAAGGACGCCGAGTGGGTCGCGCGCAACTGGTTTTCCGGGGTCGACGCCGTGATAAGCACGTTCGTGTTCTCGCTGGCGATGAACGAACGCGGACGGGACGCGATCGAACCCGGCGGCGAAGACGGGTCGAGGGCGGCGTCCGAACTCGAGGAGCTGTTCCTGCGAGAGCTCGGTGTTCCCGTCCTGCAGGCGATGACGACGAAACGCTCCCGCGAGGCGTACGCGGACGCCGACACCGGCGTGTTGGGGTTCGAACTCGCGCTGTCGGTGGCGCTGCCGGAGTTCGACGGCCCCATCGTCACCCATCCGATAAGCGGGAACGAACCGGTCGACGTCGAGGCGGGGATCGGTACCCAACCACGACGTCACCTCCCGATCGAGAACCGGATCGACCATCTCGCCCGCCTGGCACTCAACTGGGCCCGGCTCCGGCACCTTCCGAATCGCGACAAGAAGATCGCAGTCGTCCTGCACAACTACCCACCCAGCGACGACGGGATCGGGACCGCGTTCGGGCTCGACACGCCCGAAAGCGTCGTCAACCTGCTCCGGGAGTTCGACCGTCGCGGATACGACGTCGGAACGGTGCCGGAAGACGGCGCGGCGGTGCCGGAAGACGGCGCGGCCGTGTCGGAGGGCCGTACGGGGGTACCTGAGGACGGCGCGGCAGTGATCGACCGCCTGACGGCCCAGCTCACCCTCGACGGCCGGTGGATCGACCCCGACGACGTCAGGGAGGCGAGCGTCGACGTCGTCTCGCCCGACCGGTACCGAACCTGGTTCGACGGGCTCGACGGGCGCCTGCAGGAGCGCGTCCGCGAGGAGTGGGGCGAACCGCCGGACCGGCCCATCGCCATCCCCGGCTGCGAGTACGGCAACGTCCTCGTGACGGTCCAGCCCCCCCGCGGGTTCGGGATGGACCCCTCGAAAGTGTACCACGACGCCGACCTGCAGCCCCCCCACGAGTACGTCGCCTTCTACCGGTGGCTCCGGGAGTCGTACGGGGCCGACGCGGTCGTTCATCTGGGAACCCACGGCAGCCTTGAGTGGCTCCCCGGGAAGACGGTCGGGCTCGACGGCGCGAGCGCCCCCGACGCCCTGATCGACGACCTGCCGAACGTCTACCCGTACGTGATCAACAACCCCGGCGAGGGGACGCAGGCGAAGCGGCGCTCCTACGCCGCGATCGTCGACCACCTCACGCCGCCGATGCGCGAGGCCGGCACCTACGACGACCTCACAGAGCTCGAGGAGCTGGCCCGCGAGTACCGGGAGGCCGGCACCGAACGCGAGGGTCCCCTCGCCGACCTCGTCCGCGAGCGTGTGACCGAACTGGATCTCGGGACGGAGCTCGGGATCGGCCACGGTGCGGGTCCGGACACGGTCGAGGAGGTTCCGATCGACGACCTCGTCGAGTCGATCCACGAGTACCTCACCGACGTAAAGACCACCCAGATACGAATGGGGCTGCACACGCTTGGGGAACCACCCGCAGGCGAGCGGTTCGTGGAGTACCTGGTCGCGCTTACCCGGATGGAGAACCCCGGCGCGCCGAGCCTCCACCGGAGCGTGGCCGACGCCCTCGGGCTCGACTACGACCGGCTGCGGGACTCGCCCGGCGCCTACGACGAGAGGCTCGAGATGTACTGCTCGGAGGCGATCGATTTCGTCGGCGAGGTCGCGACCGAGCTGGTCGAGGAGCTCGCTCGAACCGAGTTCGACACCGCGACCACGGAGTTCGACACCGCGACCACGGAGTTCGACATCGGACGGGTTGGGCGGAACCTCGATCCGTCGCCGTGCGACCTCGGCCTCGACTGTCCTGATCCATCCGAACACGACGACCTCCGGACGGTTCTCGAATACGTCTGCGAGGAAGCCGTCCCGCGGGTCCGGGGCGCGAGCGCCGAGATTCCCCGAATCGCCGACGCACTCGACGGGGGCTACGTTCCGCCGGGGGGCAGCGGCGCGCCGACCCGCGGGGGCGTCGACCTGCTGCCCACCGGACGGAACTTCTACACGCTGGATCCCCGGAAGGTGCCAGCCCGGCCCGCCTGGGAGGTCGGCCGGGAGGTTGCCGAGGGCGTCCTCGAACGGCACCGCGATGAACACGGCGAATACCCCGAGGAGATCGGCGTCGTGGCGTGGGGGACGCCCACGGTCCGGACCAGAGGGGAGACGATCGCACAAGTGCTCGCCGCGATGGGCGTCGAGCCGGTCTGGACCGACGCGGGGCGAATCGAGGGCGTCGAACCGATCCCGCTATCGGAGCTGGATCGTCCCCGCGTCGACGTGACGACGCGCGTCTCCGGGCTGTTCCGGGACGCGTTCCCGGCGGCGGCAAGCGTGATCCACGAGGCGATCGACACCGTCGCCGACCTCGAGGAGCCCCACGATCGCAACTACGTCAAAAAGCACGTCGAGGAGGACACCGCGACCTACAAGCAGGAGGGACACGACGCCGGGACGGCCAGGGAGGCGGCCGTCCGGCGGGTGTTCACGACCGCGCCCGGCGGCTACGGCGCGGGAACGAACAAGGTGCTCGACGAGGCCGACTGGGACGACCGGTCGGACCTCGCGCGGGCGTTCCTCCAGTGGGGCGGCTACGCGCTCGACGAGGACGGCGAGGTGACGGAAGCCCACGACACCTTCGAGCGTCGTCTCGGGGGGATCGACGCGACCGTGAAACTCGAGGACACCGACGAGCAAGACGAGTTCGACTCCTCGGACTGGTACGCCTTCCACGGCGGACTCGTCGCCGCCGTCGGCGAGGTGTCGGGGAGCGACCCCGCCTCCTACGTGGGCGACTCCAGCGACCCGGGTGACGTGCGGGTTTACACCAACGAACAGAAGGTCCGCAAGTCGATGCGGACCCGGGTGTTGAATCCGGACTGGCTCGAGAGCATGGAGGAGCACGGCTACAAGGGCGCCGGCGACCTCGCGACGACGGTCGAGGTGACCCTCGGGTGGGACGCGACTGCGGACGTCGTGAGCGATACGCTCTGGGAGAACGTCGCCGAGGAGTACGCGTTCGACGAGGACCGACGGGAGTGGATGCGCGAGGTCAACCCCTGGGCGCTGTCGTCGATCACGGCGACGCTGCTCGAGGCGATCGATCGGGAGCTGTGGGATGCCGATCCGGAGACGGAAGACAGGCTGCGCGATCTCAATCTTTCGGTCGAGGGCGACCTGGAGGCGAGGGCAACCGACGCGGAGCTGTCGAGACACTAA
- a CDS encoding precorrin-8X methylmutase has translation MTTRDTDDEYADLGATTQEAMDIAETSIDIVRQFVPDVTLADRFRQKAVHSSGDIEFQHLLRFGNDPAVAGARAVLEGSPIVTDISMAAAGITERGHDCPIRTTIGHGDDLAEETGMTRSAAATLELDRERVYDGAIVTIGNAPTAALTLADCIESGTRPAVVVATPVGFVKAPESRERLRQVGREYGVPTITNVGRRGGSGLAAALTNELIHVATDARDGEIDLEAREDDRGDDK, from the coding sequence ATGACGACAAGAGACACCGACGACGAATACGCGGACCTGGGTGCAACGACGCAGGAAGCAATGGACATCGCAGAGACGAGCATCGACATCGTCCGTCAGTTCGTCCCCGACGTGACGCTCGCGGACCGGTTCCGTCAGAAGGCGGTCCACTCCTCGGGCGACATCGAGTTCCAGCATCTGCTGCGGTTCGGAAACGATCCCGCAGTAGCGGGCGCGCGGGCCGTCCTCGAGGGATCACCGATCGTGACGGACATCTCGATGGCCGCCGCCGGGATCACCGAGCGCGGCCACGACTGTCCGATCCGGACGACGATCGGCCACGGGGACGACCTGGCCGAGGAAACCGGGATGACGCGGTCGGCCGCCGCGACGCTGGAGCTAGACCGAGAACGCGTCTACGACGGGGCGATCGTCACGATCGGCAACGCCCCGACCGCCGCGTTGACGCTCGCTGACTGTATCGAATCCGGCACCCGGCCGGCGGTCGTCGTCGCGACGCCGGTGGGCTTCGTGAAGGCCCCCGAGAGCCGAGAGCGGCTCCGGCAGGTCGGCAGGGAGTACGGCGTCCCGACGATCACGAACGTCGGCCGGCGCGGCGGGAGCGGGCTCGCCGCTGCGCTCACGAACGAACTGATCCACGTCGCCACCGATGCACGGGACGGAGAGATCGATCTCGAGGCGCGGGAGGACGACCGGGGGGACGACAAGTGA
- a CDS encoding cobalt-precorrin-7 (C(5))-methyltransferase, producing MSDEYDLDSGPDPATAAAAAPEPEPEPELDGDDETNASGTVHAVGIGPGNPEYLTRRGARAIQEADVVVGFQAVVDFVADETDADLLTCGYADEAEALSAFADRVADGETGTAVLMGDPNHSGYQFLGKVQKAVTGEVPDATVRVIPGISAIQLAASRARTPMEDSRFVTLHKSGAIDAELETLARNAGDRHLLVLPRPFDWMPGDVAAFLLDRGASEDLEGLVFEHLTHDEEAHTRTTLDELAEHAGGDDAESTPFSDLSVLVVRADVESDGGDET from the coding sequence GTGAGCGACGAGTACGACCTCGATTCGGGGCCGGATCCGGCGACCGCCGCTGCCGCTGCGCCCGAACCGGAACCGGAACCGGAGCTCGATGGCGACGACGAGACGAACGCTTCCGGCACCGTACACGCGGTGGGGATCGGTCCGGGGAACCCGGAGTATCTCACCCGTCGGGGCGCTCGGGCGATCCAGGAGGCCGACGTTGTGGTCGGCTTCCAGGCTGTAGTCGACTTCGTCGCCGACGAGACCGACGCCGACCTGCTCACCTGCGGCTACGCCGACGAGGCGGAGGCGCTCTCGGCGTTCGCCGACCGGGTCGCCGACGGCGAGACGGGGACTGCGGTGTTGATGGGCGACCCGAACCACTCGGGATACCAGTTCCTCGGGAAGGTCCAGAAGGCCGTCACGGGGGAGGTACCCGACGCGACGGTTCGGGTGATCCCCGGCATTTCGGCCATCCAGTTGGCCGCGAGCCGGGCGCGGACGCCGATGGAGGACTCCCGGTTCGTCACGCTCCACAAGAGCGGCGCCATCGACGCGGAGCTCGAGACGCTCGCCCGGAACGCCGGCGACCGCCACCTGCTGGTGTTGCCCCGGCCGTTCGACTGGATGCCCGGCGACGTGGCGGCGTTCCTGCTCGACAGGGGCGCCTCCGAGGACCTCGAGGGGCTGGTGTTCGAGCACCTGACCCACGACGAGGAGGCACACACCCGAACGACGCTCGACGAACTGGCCGAACACGCCGGCGGGGACGACGCCGAGTCGACGCCGTTTTCGGATCTCTCGGTGCTGGTCGTCCGGGCGGACGTCGAGTCGGACGGAGGTGACGAAACGTGA
- a CDS encoding sirohydrochlorin chelatase, with protein MTDEATLLVGHGSTREQSNEQVEAVASLLDNRIDPPVETGFIELTEPLLPEALDERAARVDELTVVPLALFAAGHVKNDIPLAIQQARGHHDGVEINGGAPIGVSPTMVELVDDRIADAEAELGIDRKVDDVAVAFCARGSSDPDANADAYKLGRLLFEGRAFARVETTFIGITEPLLDETLSAIALHEPDAVVVVPYMLGDGVLTRRIADWTADFAEGRDLVAGTTDVIGTDSRLIDVLVRRWRDAREEEVTMSCDTCKYKVSLSGYEEEVGGEKALEEAIAHQHAHAHGGDDHDHDHGHDHDHGHNHDHGN; from the coding sequence GTGACCGACGAAGCGACGCTTCTGGTCGGCCACGGCTCCACCCGCGAGCAGTCGAACGAACAGGTCGAGGCGGTCGCGTCGCTGCTCGACAACCGGATCGATCCCCCGGTCGAAACGGGGTTCATCGAGCTCACGGAGCCGCTGTTGCCGGAAGCGCTCGACGAGAGAGCCGCCCGGGTCGACGAACTCACGGTCGTCCCCCTCGCCCTGTTCGCCGCGGGACACGTCAAAAACGACATTCCGCTGGCGATTCAGCAGGCTCGAGGGCACCACGACGGCGTCGAAATCAACGGCGGCGCACCGATCGGCGTGTCGCCGACGATGGTCGAACTCGTCGACGATCGGATCGCCGACGCCGAAGCCGAGCTCGGCATCGATCGAAAGGTGGACGACGTCGCCGTCGCCTTCTGTGCCCGGGGGTCGAGCGATCCCGACGCCAACGCCGACGCGTACAAACTCGGTCGGTTGCTCTTCGAGGGGCGGGCGTTCGCTCGCGTGGAGACGACGTTCATCGGCATCACCGAGCCGCTGCTCGACGAGACGCTTTCGGCGATCGCCTTACACGAGCCCGACGCCGTCGTCGTCGTGCCCTACATGCTCGGGGACGGCGTGTTGACCCGGCGGATCGCCGACTGGACCGCCGACTTTGCCGAAGGTCGAGATCTCGTCGCCGGGACGACCGACGTGATCGGTACCGATTCCCGGCTGATCGACGTTCTCGTTCGTCGGTGGCGGGACGCCCGGGAGGAAGAGGTCACGATGTCGTGTGACACCTGCAAGTACAAGGTCTCGCTTTCGGGCTACGAGGAGGAGGTCGGCGGCGAGAAGGCGCTCGAGGAGGCGATTGCACACCAGCACGCACACGCTCACGGCGGGGACGACCACGACCACGATCACGGCCACGACCACGATCACGGCCACAACCACGATCACGGAAACTGA
- a CDS encoding YigZ family protein, with protein sequence MTDTYRTVAGEASAAFEIEGSEFVGYVAPVDTVAEAEAFIEQVESRHADATHNVPAYRVPAGEASADRPGEVMLREYASDDGEPTGSAGKPALNVLQQQEIQNVVAVVTRYYGGTNLGVGGLARAYARGVKDAVAEAGVVEERPHRTLSIVTDYDDSGTVRGILESADVEFEADYDERVSFSVRVAVEAVSQLEERLNDATSGRVEIE encoded by the coding sequence GTGACGGACACCTATCGGACGGTCGCCGGGGAAGCGAGCGCGGCCTTCGAGATCGAGGGCTCGGAGTTCGTCGGCTACGTGGCGCCGGTGGACACCGTCGCGGAGGCGGAGGCGTTCATCGAGCAGGTCGAGAGTCGGCACGCCGACGCGACCCACAACGTGCCAGCCTACCGGGTGCCGGCGGGGGAGGCGTCGGCCGACCGCCCCGGAGAGGTGATGTTGCGGGAGTACGCAAGCGACGACGGCGAGCCGACGGGATCGGCCGGCAAACCGGCGTTGAACGTGCTCCAGCAGCAGGAGATCCAAAACGTCGTCGCTGTCGTAACACGATACTACGGCGGGACGAACCTCGGCGTCGGCGGACTCGCCCGGGCGTACGCCCGCGGCGTGAAGGACGCCGTCGCGGAAGCCGGCGTCGTCGAAGAGCGTCCCCACAGGACGCTGTCGATCGTGACCGACTACGACGACTCCGGGACGGTTCGTGGCATCCTCGAATCCGCCGACGTGGAGTTCGAAGCCGACTACGACGAACGCGTTTCCTTTTCGGTTCGGGTAGCCGTCGAAGCGGTCTCACAGCTGGAGGAGCGACTCAACGACGCGACGAGCGGGCGCGTAGAGATCGAGTAG